From a single Adhaeribacter swui genomic region:
- a CDS encoding DUF3857 domain-containing protein, with protein MLFTLTFLPTPGSAAPKLPVSVAPGWVVPIPVKLATAVKAKDVSGGYHILLRDTQFDVESKTVYHHNGYVVFSEEGLQAVSELQVTYDPNYEKVNFHAIRLWRNGKLIDKLATVKFKQSQVEKELDKHIYNEQLSAIAILDDVRLNDIVEFSYSITGWNPIFKNKFFNSFGLQNYDPLDEIYVRVNTTPNRKINFKLFNTKEQPTVTLNNQQQSYTWHLKNLPGFPVDSDIPSWYDPYPWVSLSEFSNWQQFGNWAAALYEVTGLGKELEQEIDSIKNISGDAGQRLTATVRFVQDKVRYLGLENGISGYQPHAPAQTYKQRFGDCKDKSLLLSQMLQAMNIKAYPALVHTDYQDQIPNWLPSAYAFNHCIVLVELLGKQIWIDPTISMQRGQYNNIATPNYKMAFVLKDGGGAFVKMQTPQTAKVSVAENFIFDNVGGPVKLEVKTYYYGPEADNMRQRLATSNLKETEKSYLNFYANTYPNIIVSRDLDYLDNPDKNILTTLEEYTIADFWTKTQQKQDSLITAYFYPQMLRDRLSKPGTVIRKMPISLSYPTDFEQTITLLLPEPWSIDTETKVIEDKSFRFQYDIAYKAKSNSIILNYSYKTLRDHVPVAEAGSYLKKQKQILDQLGFEISKPLHAAPISTSAPISPIMVGLAIIFLAASAYGAYKLYAYDPELPEPDYYETTIGGWLNLVRVGLCLSPLLIAISLFSNFFNIAIWTMLTDASSESYSPIQALLVLFELAGNVALIVYTILILWLFHQRRTSVPRLLIVFYTFNFLFIFFDNAFAVMLKLAEADFKQIFQAMIAAAIWIPYFIKSNRVQSTFTKRLPQPEIEVVAPEQTSEEERSLINA; from the coding sequence TTGCTCTTTACATTAACTTTTCTGCCAACCCCAGGTAGCGCCGCTCCCAAATTACCCGTAAGCGTAGCACCCGGCTGGGTAGTGCCGATACCCGTAAAACTTGCCACTGCCGTTAAGGCCAAAGATGTGTCGGGCGGATACCACATTTTACTTCGCGATACCCAATTTGATGTAGAAAGTAAAACCGTTTACCACCACAACGGTTACGTTGTTTTTTCTGAAGAAGGATTACAGGCGGTTTCGGAGTTGCAGGTTACTTATGACCCCAATTATGAAAAAGTAAATTTTCACGCCATCCGGCTTTGGCGCAACGGCAAACTAATTGATAAACTTGCCACCGTAAAATTTAAGCAAAGCCAGGTAGAAAAAGAACTGGACAAACACATTTATAACGAACAGCTTTCGGCCATTGCTATCCTGGACGACGTACGATTAAACGATATTGTAGAATTTTCTTATTCTATTACCGGCTGGAACCCAATTTTTAAAAATAAATTTTTTAACAGCTTTGGTCTTCAAAACTACGACCCGCTGGATGAAATTTACGTGCGGGTAAATACCACGCCCAACCGAAAAATCAATTTCAAACTATTTAATACCAAAGAGCAGCCAACGGTAACTTTAAATAACCAGCAACAATCCTATACCTGGCATTTAAAAAACCTGCCCGGCTTTCCCGTCGATTCAGATATTCCGTCCTGGTACGATCCTTATCCGTGGGTAAGCCTTTCGGAGTTTAGTAACTGGCAACAATTTGGGAACTGGGCCGCAGCACTTTACGAAGTAACAGGCTTAGGCAAAGAACTGGAACAAGAAATTGATTCGATTAAAAATATTTCGGGCGATGCCGGCCAGCGATTAACGGCTACCGTGCGCTTTGTGCAAGATAAAGTACGGTACTTAGGCCTCGAAAACGGAATAAGCGGGTATCAGCCCCACGCACCGGCGCAAACTTACAAACAACGCTTCGGCGATTGCAAAGATAAGTCGTTGCTATTAAGCCAAATGCTGCAGGCCATGAACATTAAAGCTTATCCGGCTTTAGTGCACACCGATTACCAGGATCAAATTCCGAATTGGTTGCCATCGGCGTATGCTTTTAACCACTGCATTGTACTGGTAGAGTTGCTGGGCAAACAAATCTGGATTGACCCGACGATAAGCATGCAACGCGGCCAGTACAACAACATTGCCACGCCTAATTACAAAATGGCTTTTGTTTTAAAAGATGGCGGCGGAGCCTTTGTAAAAATGCAAACACCCCAAACAGCTAAAGTAAGCGTAGCCGAAAATTTTATTTTTGATAATGTGGGCGGCCCGGTAAAATTAGAGGTAAAAACCTATTATTATGGCCCAGAGGCCGACAATATGCGGCAACGGTTGGCTACGAGCAATTTAAAAGAAACAGAAAAAAGTTATTTAAATTTTTACGCGAATACTTACCCCAACATCATTGTTTCCCGCGACCTGGATTACCTGGATAACCCGGACAAGAACATATTAACCACGCTCGAAGAATATACCATCGCGGATTTCTGGACCAAAACCCAGCAAAAACAGGATAGCTTAATAACGGCTTACTTTTACCCACAAATGCTCCGCGATCGGTTAAGCAAGCCAGGTACCGTTATTCGTAAAATGCCTATCAGCTTATCTTATCCCACGGATTTTGAACAAACGATTACCCTGCTCCTGCCCGAGCCTTGGTCCATAGATACTGAAACCAAAGTTATCGAGGATAAATCTTTTCGGTTTCAATACGATATAGCCTACAAAGCAAAAAGCAACTCGATTATCTTAAATTATTCTTATAAAACCCTGCGCGACCACGTACCGGTAGCCGAAGCCGGCTCTTATCTGAAAAAACAAAAGCAAATTCTAGATCAGTTAGGTTTCGAGATTTCTAAACCGTTACATGCAGCTCCGATTTCTACTAGTGCGCCAATTAGCCCAATAATGGTAGGTTTGGCTATTATATTTTTAGCTGCTTCGGCATACGGAGCTTATAAATTATACGCTTACGATCCTGAATTACCCGAGCCGGACTATTACGAAACTACTATTGGGGGCTGGTTAAATTTGGTTCGGGTAGGTTTATGCCTGAGTCCATTACTCATAGCCATTTCCTTATTCAGTAACTTTTTTAATATAGCTATATGGACCATGCTTACAGATGCTTCTTCCGAAAGTTATAGTCCGATCCAGGCCTTGCTTGTACTTTTTGAATTAGCTGGCAATGTTGCTTTAATAGTGTATACCATTTTAATTCTTTGGTTATTTCATCAGCGGCGCACCAGTGTACCTCGTCTGCTCATTGTTTTTTATACATTTAACTTCCTGTTTATCTTTTTTGACAATGCCTTTGCGGTGATGTTAAAGCTAGCGGAAGCGGATTTTAAGCAAATCTTCCAAGCCATGATTGCTGCCGCGATTTGGATTCCTTATTTTATCAAATCTAACCGCGTACAATCTACATTCACGAAAAGACTACCTCAACCCGAAATAGAAGTGGTAGCGCCCGAGCAAACTTCGGAAGAAGAAAGATCCTTAATAAACGCTTAA
- a CDS encoding energy transducer TonB, translated as MIRLIHILFICIGLSSLVQAQVLTDSLYLDENFVKTPSKSRAEYLRYTVFNTPAEEEGIVKTFYITGEKYSEYPIQNKTLKATGYNRQWHKNGQLKCEQQIENNLQVGDLKEWYDNGQLYYIYKDHGSQAEALTFYPNGARKRVENFEVGKPVQGRCFTQTGQDTTFYPHEQVPIFPGGLENLYKYLSKNIKYPKAAYKQKAQGNVILQFIVTKTGQIKNIEVVKPLHPDLDNESVRVTASMPIWKPGTIEGIPANVRYTLPIRFKL; from the coding sequence ATGATTCGTCTTATTCATATTTTATTTATATGCATTGGGTTAAGCTCTTTGGTTCAAGCTCAGGTTTTAACTGACTCTCTTTACTTGGACGAAAATTTTGTTAAAACACCCAGTAAGTCAAGAGCCGAATATTTGCGATATACTGTGTTTAACACGCCTGCTGAAGAAGAAGGCATAGTCAAAACTTTCTATATCACTGGCGAAAAGTATTCTGAATACCCTATTCAGAACAAAACGTTGAAAGCTACGGGGTACAATCGCCAATGGCATAAGAATGGTCAATTAAAATGTGAACAGCAAATAGAAAACAACCTCCAAGTTGGAGATCTTAAGGAATGGTATGATAACGGGCAACTATACTACATTTATAAAGATCATGGTAGTCAAGCAGAGGCGCTTACTTTTTACCCAAATGGTGCCCGCAAAAGGGTAGAAAATTTTGAAGTAGGAAAACCAGTTCAGGGCCGTTGTTTCACGCAAACTGGGCAAGATACTACTTTTTATCCGCACGAACAAGTTCCCATCTTTCCTGGCGGGTTAGAAAATTTATATAAGTATTTAAGTAAGAATATTAAATATCCCAAAGCAGCGTACAAACAAAAAGCTCAAGGCAACGTTATTTTGCAATTTATAGTGACCAAAACGGGGCAAATAAAAAACATTGAAGTTGTTAAACCTTTGCATCCAGACTTAGATAATGAGTCTGTTAGGGTAACGGCAAGCATGCCTATCTGGAAACCTGGCACAATCGAAGGAATCCCTGCAAATGTTCGGTATACCTTACCTATCCGGTTTAAATTATAA
- a CDS encoding acyl-CoA thioesterase — MLPEFRSVAYSRTTLTELMIPSYANFGGKIHGGILLSLMDKVAYTCAAKHAGNYCVTVTVDGVNFLQPVEVGELVSLMASINYVGRTSLLVGIKVTAENVRTGVMKHTNTSYFTMVAKGEDDKPTEVPGLILETRNQVRRYLEAIKRKEMKIQYADQFNNVKSNLTIEQELYKLQGERCQIGFEL, encoded by the coding sequence ATGCTGCCTGAATTCCGGTCTGTAGCTTATTCGCGTACAACTTTAACTGAATTAATGATTCCGAGTTATGCCAATTTCGGCGGAAAAATTCACGGGGGTATTTTATTGTCTTTGATGGATAAGGTAGCTTATACCTGTGCGGCCAAGCATGCCGGTAATTACTGTGTTACTGTAACCGTAGATGGGGTAAATTTTCTGCAACCCGTAGAAGTAGGCGAGCTAGTGTCTTTAATGGCTTCTATTAATTACGTAGGCCGTACCTCGTTGTTAGTGGGCATTAAAGTAACTGCCGAAAACGTAAGAACCGGCGTAATGAAACATACCAATACCTCGTACTTTACCATGGTAGCTAAAGGAGAAGATGATAAACCCACCGAAGTACCGGGCTTGATCCTGGAAACCCGCAACCAGGTGCGTCGTTATCTGGAAGCTATCAAGCGCAAAGAAATGAAAATTCAGTACGCCGACCAGTTTAACAACGTAAAATCTAACTTAACTATTGAGCAGGAATTGTATAAGTTACAAGGCGAGCGCTGCCAGATTGGGTTTGAGTTGTAA
- a CDS encoding DUF721 domain-containing protein, which translates to MAFINRDKQINIRKSDIQPVKDSIQALLKAYRIQGKVNQVQVVASWEKIVGKAIALKTKELYFKDNKLFVLLTSAPLKHQLVMSKTRVIELINLEVGAGVVEEVVFL; encoded by the coding sequence GTGGCTTTTATTAATCGAGATAAACAAATAAATATTCGGAAGTCTGACATTCAACCTGTAAAAGACAGCATCCAGGCTTTACTAAAAGCTTACCGGATTCAGGGTAAGGTAAACCAGGTGCAGGTAGTAGCCAGTTGGGAAAAGATTGTGGGCAAAGCCATCGCGCTTAAAACAAAGGAACTTTATTTTAAAGATAATAAGCTGTTTGTATTGCTTACTTCGGCCCCGCTCAAGCACCAGTTAGTAATGTCCAAAACCCGCGTAATAGAACTGATAAACCTGGAAGTAGGCGCCGGCGTGGTAGAAGAAGTGGTGTTTTTGTAG
- the recF gene encoding DNA replication/repair protein RecF (All proteins in this family for which functions are known are DNA-binding proteins that assist the filamentation of RecA onto DNA for the initiation of recombination or recombinational repair.): protein MVLENLHLLYFKNYEEADLSFSPHINCFIGDNGSGKTNVLDAIYYLSMGKSAFTATDLQNVKQGEDYFMVKGRFQAFTHQDTIQCTFRSGQKKIITHNKLAYEKISEHIGKYPVVLISPYDTDLIREGSEERRRYFDSLISQLDATYLNELITYNYILKQRNSLLKQFADRNYFDKEYLQILDEQLVPAGNYITKVRQSFLANFVPVFQKHYQHLSGSSETVTLDYKSQLTNHSFIYLLNQAQHKDLMLQRTTVGPHKDDFVFFMDNWPVKNYGSQGQQKSYVIALKLAQFEVVAQQKKQKPLLLLDDIFDRLDEKRITKLLQLVAENTFGQLFITDSHLERTQKLVGSISEQVSNFKVVSGTVQLIT, encoded by the coding sequence ATGGTTCTGGAAAATCTCCATTTACTGTATTTTAAAAATTACGAAGAGGCAGACCTTTCATTCTCGCCCCATATTAATTGCTTTATCGGCGACAATGGCAGCGGCAAAACTAATGTGCTCGACGCTATCTATTATCTTTCGATGGGCAAGAGTGCCTTTACCGCTACCGATTTGCAAAACGTAAAACAAGGCGAAGACTATTTTATGGTAAAAGGCCGCTTTCAGGCCTTTACCCACCAAGATACGATTCAGTGTACATTTCGGTCGGGCCAGAAAAAAATAATTACGCATAATAAATTAGCCTACGAAAAAATTAGTGAGCACATTGGCAAATATCCGGTGGTTTTAATTTCGCCGTACGATACGGATTTAATCCGGGAAGGGAGCGAAGAGCGGCGGCGCTATTTTGATAGTTTAATTTCACAACTCGACGCAACTTACCTGAACGAACTCATTACCTATAATTATATCTTAAAACAGCGCAATTCGCTACTCAAGCAATTTGCCGACCGTAATTACTTTGATAAGGAGTACCTGCAAATTCTGGATGAACAGTTGGTGCCCGCGGGTAATTATATCACCAAAGTGCGGCAATCGTTTTTAGCGAATTTTGTCCCTGTTTTTCAAAAACATTACCAACACTTATCGGGGAGCAGCGAAACCGTAACGCTCGATTATAAAAGTCAACTCACCAATCATAGTTTTATTTACTTACTTAATCAGGCGCAGCACAAAGATTTAATGCTGCAACGCACCACCGTGGGCCCGCATAAAGACGATTTTGTTTTTTTTATGGATAACTGGCCCGTAAAGAACTATGGTTCGCAGGGGCAGCAAAAATCGTACGTAATTGCTTTAAAACTAGCGCAATTTGAGGTAGTAGCTCAACAAAAAAAACAAAAACCACTGCTCTTGCTGGATGATATATTTGACCGGTTGGATGAAAAACGCATTACCAAATTGCTGCAATTAGTAGCTGAAAATACCTTTGGGCAATTATTTATTACAGACTCTCACCTGGAGCGCACCCAAAAACTGGTGGGCAGTATTTCGGAGCAGGTAAGTAATTTTAAAGTGGTGAGTGGCACGGTGCAGTTGATAACCTAG
- the pdhA gene encoding pyruvate dehydrogenase (acetyl-transferring) E1 component subunit alpha, with translation MAVTKQMPKTKVKPATNFSKETYVRWYDMMQLMRKFEEKAGQLYGQQKIKGFCHLYIGQEACVAGAVTALTKDDKWITAYRDHAHPLALGTSPNAVMAELFAKSTGCSKGKGGSMHIFDKSVNFVGGHGIVGGQIPLGAGLAFAEKYNKTGNLCMTYMGDGAVRQGSFHETFNMAMTWKLPVIFVVENNGYAMGTSVSRTSNVTELATLALAYQMPAETVNAMRCEDVHEAVARAAERARAGEGPTFLEFKTYRYKGHSMSDPAKYRTKEELEEYRNQDPIEMVRHTILENKYATEQELEEIDNRIKAQVAECVEFAEKSPYPTADELYKDVYVQEDYPYIQD, from the coding sequence ATGGCAGTTACAAAGCAAATGCCCAAAACAAAGGTAAAACCTGCGACAAATTTCTCAAAAGAAACCTATGTACGTTGGTACGACATGATGCAGTTAATGCGTAAGTTCGAAGAGAAAGCAGGTCAGTTATACGGTCAGCAAAAAATTAAGGGCTTTTGCCACTTATATATTGGTCAGGAAGCCTGCGTAGCCGGAGCCGTTACCGCGCTTACCAAAGATGACAAATGGATTACTGCTTACCGCGATCATGCGCATCCGTTAGCGCTTGGCACCTCTCCCAACGCCGTTATGGCCGAGTTATTCGCCAAATCTACTGGTTGTTCTAAAGGCAAAGGTGGCTCTATGCACATCTTCGATAAATCCGTAAATTTTGTGGGTGGCCACGGAATTGTGGGTGGTCAAATTCCTTTAGGCGCTGGCTTAGCCTTTGCCGAAAAGTATAATAAAACCGGCAACTTGTGTATGACTTACATGGGTGATGGTGCCGTACGCCAGGGTTCCTTCCACGAAACCTTTAACATGGCCATGACCTGGAAACTACCGGTAATTTTTGTGGTAGAAAACAATGGTTACGCTATGGGTACTTCGGTGTCACGTACCTCTAACGTTACCGAGTTGGCTACTTTGGCCTTAGCTTACCAAATGCCCGCCGAAACGGTAAATGCCATGCGTTGCGAAGACGTACACGAAGCCGTAGCTCGTGCCGCCGAACGCGCCCGGGCTGGCGAAGGTCCTACTTTCCTGGAATTTAAAACCTACCGGTACAAAGGCCACTCTATGTCGGATCCGGCCAAATACCGCACCAAAGAAGAACTGGAAGAATACCGCAACCAGGACCCAATTGAAATGGTGCGCCACACCATCCTGGAAAACAAATATGCGACCGAACAGGAATTGGAAGAAATTGACAATCGCATTAAAGCCCAGGTAGCAGAATGCGTGGAGTTTGCTGAAAAATCGCCTTACCCAACGGCCGATGAATTATACAAAGACGTTTACGTTCAAGAAGATTATCCTTATATCCAAGATTAA
- a CDS encoding tetratricopeptide repeat protein has product MAQNITKKDHTLDVLENPDVLADRLTHGSEDFVSKYKNVLLGLLGVVAAAIIGGYLFYNYRNTQEKEAQADMFQAIYYFEADSLNKALKGDGQYRGLTTIADEYGSTKAGNLAKFYTGVIYLKQGKFKEAINYLGDYKSNDLILQGKAYSLLGDANLELGNKKEAIDYYLKAADYNSNEFFTPQYLMKAGAAYEANNDFAKATEVYNRIINNYANAAEVADAKKYKARAELLAAGK; this is encoded by the coding sequence ATGGCACAAAATATCACCAAGAAAGACCACACCTTAGACGTCCTCGAAAATCCGGATGTATTAGCCGATCGCTTAACGCATGGTTCGGAAGACTTTGTTAGTAAATACAAGAATGTACTTCTGGGTCTGTTAGGAGTAGTAGCTGCTGCTATTATTGGAGGTTACTTGTTCTACAATTATCGTAATACCCAGGAGAAAGAAGCTCAGGCTGATATGTTCCAGGCGATCTATTACTTTGAAGCAGATTCGTTAAATAAAGCTTTAAAAGGGGATGGTCAATACCGGGGCTTAACCACCATTGCCGATGAGTACGGCAGTACTAAAGCGGGCAATCTGGCTAAGTTTTATACCGGGGTAATTTATTTGAAGCAAGGCAAATTTAAAGAAGCTATCAACTACCTGGGAGATTATAAATCGAACGATTTGATTTTACAGGGTAAAGCGTATAGTTTATTAGGCGATGCCAATCTGGAACTGGGTAATAAAAAAGAAGCCATTGATTATTACTTAAAAGCGGCCGATTACAATTCGAATGAGTTTTTTACCCCGCAATATTTAATGAAAGCTGGTGCGGCCTACGAAGCTAATAACGACTTCGCCAAGGCTACCGAAGTATATAACAGAATTATTAATAATTACGCCAATGCGGCTGAAGTAGCTGATGCTAAGAAATACAAGGCTCGGGCAGAGCTTTTAGCAGCGGGTAAGTAA
- the ribH gene encoding 6,7-dimethyl-8-ribityllumazine synthase produces the protein MASALKNLSDYNSNNLIDISGKKFGLVVAEWNKAITDTLCQGAYETLIKHGANPENIVRNTVPGSFELSFGAQLLAQNPAIDAVICLGVVIKGETKHDDYICHAVAQGITQVSLKYNKPVIFGLVTTNDEQQAWDRAGGKHGNKGIEAAATAIHMLGICE, from the coding sequence ATGGCAAGCGCACTTAAAAATCTAAGCGATTATAACTCTAATAATTTAATTGATATTTCTGGAAAAAAGTTTGGTTTGGTAGTAGCCGAGTGGAATAAAGCAATAACGGATACCTTGTGCCAGGGCGCTTACGAAACATTAATAAAGCACGGGGCTAACCCGGAAAATATTGTTCGGAACACTGTGCCCGGCAGTTTTGAGCTAAGCTTCGGAGCCCAATTACTGGCACAAAACCCTGCTATTGATGCCGTTATATGCCTGGGAGTAGTAATTAAAGGCGAAACCAAACACGACGATTACATTTGCCACGCAGTAGCGCAAGGCATAACGCAAGTAAGTTTAAAATATAATAAACCAGTAATTTTTGGTTTAGTAACTACCAACGACGAGCAACAAGCCTGGGATCGGGCAGGTGGCAAACACGGTAATAAAGGTATAGAAGCGGCCGCAACCGCTATTCATATGCTTGGCATTTGTGAATAA
- a CDS encoding TraR/DksA family transcriptional regulator has product MSEEPLRYSREDLNEFEQIIREKLTNAKREVAFIKETLSRRNDSGTDNTASSAKVLEDGADTAEKESLNQLASRQLKFIQQLENALIRIKNGSYGVCIATGKLIPKERLRAVPHTQHSIEAKLQRRD; this is encoded by the coding sequence ATGTCAGAGGAACCACTCCGTTATTCTAGGGAAGACCTGAATGAGTTTGAACAGATTATCCGGGAAAAATTAACCAACGCAAAAAGAGAAGTAGCTTTTATTAAAGAAACTTTAAGCCGGCGCAATGATAGCGGTACTGATAATACAGCATCATCAGCTAAAGTGCTTGAAGACGGAGCCGATACTGCTGAAAAAGAAAGCTTAAATCAGTTGGCTTCCCGGCAATTAAAGTTTATTCAGCAGTTAGAAAACGCTTTAATCCGGATTAAAAACGGTAGCTATGGCGTTTGTATCGCTACTGGTAAATTAATTCCAAAAGAGCGTTTACGTGCGGTGCCACACACCCAGCATTCTATTGAAGCTAAGTTACAGCGCAGAGATTAA
- the scpB gene encoding SMC-Scp complex subunit ScpB, whose translation MEILQNYIQAIIFCSSAPVAIEELQKCLSETLQQEISISDVLESIEAINQRFAGDSFAFQIYAIGGGYQFLTKPDYQEAIGLYLKQKSKRKLSVSALETLAIIAYKQPISKSGIEQIRGVSCDYAIQKLLEKELIQIKGKADTIGRPLIYGTTQKFMEYFGINHLKDLPQLKDFISEENIIGEISDN comes from the coding sequence TTGGAAATTTTACAAAACTACATACAGGCCATTATCTTCTGTTCCTCGGCGCCCGTTGCCATTGAGGAATTGCAGAAATGTCTTTCAGAAACGTTGCAGCAAGAAATTTCGATCAGCGATGTTTTAGAAAGTATTGAAGCAATAAACCAGCGATTTGCCGGAGATTCTTTTGCTTTTCAGATTTACGCCATTGGTGGCGGATACCAGTTTTTAACTAAACCGGATTATCAGGAAGCTATCGGGTTATATCTGAAACAAAAATCAAAACGCAAACTCTCGGTTTCGGCGCTGGAAACATTGGCTATTATCGCGTACAAACAACCTATCTCTAAATCTGGTATTGAACAAATACGGGGAGTAAGTTGCGACTATGCTATTCAAAAGCTACTAGAGAAAGAATTGATTCAGATTAAAGGGAAAGCCGACACCATTGGCCGGCCTTTGATTTACGGCACTACCCAAAAGTTCATGGAATATTTTGGCATTAATCATTTAAAGGACCTTCCTCAGTTAAAAGATTTTATATCCGAAGAAAATATCATCGGCGAAATCTCAGATAATTAG
- a CDS encoding pseudouridine synthase: MATDFNKANSDKYKSRSKFTGRSSGNSDNSPRFKGKSEKFNPEGKKVFNRSERFDRGPAVNDRSGNRTKPEQNGNRESWQSRDNKRFGGFKSNDKFKKSGPFSGKSNFSQDDDAAPKRSMRFDDSGDNNEDYRPARPYNANRNFNVEQRYRKSPFGNVPKGKPGERNRSFKPEKEAYRQKLREEGNNPDDRFNNWNRTDNDTEQRPFNRFNRDSSAGERKPFDRNRNHDDRKPYTGNREQSDNRRPYNRDRNEAGGDRKPFNRNRDNDRSERPAFQRSREDDRPRRDDFEKKSFNKFNKRDNAYKDRQPFRSRNEEGPKEAPDYDLRRYNNRERGKSDEEKRTDAGIRLNRYIANAGVCSRREADTLIAAGEIKVNGEVITEMGYLVKPEDTVQYGKKRLNREKMVYVLLNKPKDFITTTEDPEGRKTVMDLVANASKERIFPVGRLDRNTTGLLLFTNDGELAQKLTHPSHQNSKIYQVELDKQLTKEDFEKIQAGLELEDGKAEVDDLALIGDTGKFVGIEIHIGKNRIVRRIFEHLGYEVVSLDRVQYAGLTKKDLPRGKWRFLNEKEVIRLKYFL; encoded by the coding sequence ATGGCAACCGACTTTAATAAAGCAAACTCTGACAAATATAAATCCCGTAGCAAGTTTACGGGCCGTTCTTCTGGCAATTCTGATAATTCCCCAAGGTTCAAAGGCAAATCAGAAAAATTTAACCCGGAAGGCAAGAAAGTTTTTAACCGTTCGGAACGTTTTGACCGTGGCCCGGCAGTCAACGATAGATCTGGCAATAGAACAAAGCCCGAACAAAACGGCAACCGGGAATCTTGGCAGAGCCGGGATAACAAACGGTTTGGCGGCTTTAAATCAAACGATAAATTTAAAAAATCCGGGCCTTTTTCGGGTAAAAGCAATTTTTCTCAGGACGACGATGCAGCTCCTAAACGCAGCATGCGTTTTGATGACAGTGGCGATAATAATGAAGATTACAGGCCGGCCCGGCCGTATAATGCAAACCGTAATTTTAATGTAGAACAACGCTACCGCAAATCCCCTTTTGGCAATGTACCAAAAGGCAAACCAGGTGAGCGCAACCGTTCATTTAAACCGGAAAAAGAAGCTTACCGCCAAAAACTTCGGGAAGAAGGTAATAATCCGGACGATCGGTTTAATAACTGGAACCGCACGGATAACGATACCGAACAAAGACCATTTAACCGGTTCAATCGCGACTCTTCTGCGGGAGAACGGAAGCCATTTGATCGGAACCGGAACCACGATGATCGGAAACCATATACCGGCAACCGGGAACAAAGCGATAACCGCAGACCCTATAACAGAGATCGTAACGAAGCGGGAGGCGATCGGAAGCCATTTAACCGGAACCGGGATAACGATAGATCAGAGCGTCCTGCTTTCCAGCGTTCGCGGGAGGATGATCGGCCACGGCGGGATGATTTTGAAAAAAAATCCTTTAATAAATTTAATAAAAGAGATAACGCGTACAAAGATCGGCAACCTTTTCGGAGCCGGAATGAAGAAGGCCCCAAAGAAGCTCCCGATTACGACTTGCGCCGATATAATAACCGGGAACGCGGGAAAAGTGACGAAGAAAAGCGCACAGATGCCGGTATTCGCTTAAACCGGTATATTGCCAATGCAGGGGTTTGCTCCCGGCGCGAAGCGGATACGCTTATTGCAGCCGGCGAAATTAAAGTAAACGGAGAAGTAATTACCGAAATGGGTTATCTGGTAAAGCCAGAAGACACCGTGCAATACGGTAAAAAAAGGCTGAACCGCGAAAAAATGGTTTATGTATTATTAAATAAACCAAAAGATTTTATTACTACCACCGAAGACCCGGAAGGCCGCAAAACTGTGATGGATTTAGTTGCGAATGCATCTAAAGAACGGATTTTTCCGGTTGGGCGATTAGATAGAAATACGACGGGCTTATTGTTGTTTACCAACGATGGGGAACTAGCTCAAAAATTAACTCACCCTTCGCACCAAAATTCTAAAATTTACCAGGTAGAGTTAGATAAGCAGCTTACAAAAGAGGATTTTGAAAAAATTCAGGCTGGCTTAGAATTAGAAGATGGTAAAGCCGAAGTAGATGACTTAGCCTTAATTGGCGATACCGGTAAATTTGTAGGAATTGAAATCCATATCGGTAAAAACCGGATCGTACGCCGCATTTTCGAGCATTTAGGGTACGAAGTAGTTTCTTTGGATAGGGTGCAATATGCTGGTTTAACTAAAAAAGATTTGCCCCGGGGTAAATGGCGATTCCTGAACGAGAAAGAAGTTATCCGGCTAAAATATTTTTTATAA